A stretch of the bacterium SCSIO 12827 genome encodes the following:
- a CDS encoding Lrp/AsnC family transcriptional regulator gives MQRVKLDKIDRRILRDLQNDGRMTNVELSKRAGISAPPCLRRVRALEEAGFIRGYHADLEPKMLGFNVTVFAQVGLNSQAEHDLEAFENAVRAWPQVRECHMLAGETDFLLKVVAADWDAYQDFLTTKLTAAPNVSHVKSALSIRASKAKPGVPVDIDAPDDTD, from the coding sequence ATGCAGCGCGTGAAACTGGATAAGATTGACCGGCGTATCCTGCGCGACCTGCAAAACGATGGTCGCATGACCAACGTGGAACTGTCGAAACGCGCCGGAATTTCCGCCCCTCCCTGCCTGCGTCGGGTCCGGGCGTTGGAGGAAGCAGGCTTCATCCGCGGCTACCATGCCGATCTGGAACCCAAGATGCTGGGCTTCAATGTCACCGTGTTTGCCCAGGTCGGGCTTAACTCCCAGGCGGAACATGATCTTGAGGCCTTCGAGAATGCCGTGCGTGCCTGGCCCCAGGTGCGCGAATGTCACATGCTGGCGGGGGAAACGGATTTCCTGCTGAAGGTGGTCGCCGCCGATTGGGACGCCTATCAGGACTTCCTGACGACCAAGCTGACCGCCGCGCCCAATGTCAGCCACGTGAAATCGGCGCTGTCGATTCGCGCCTCCAAGGCCAAGCCGGGAGTGCCCGTCGACATCGACGCCCCCGATGACACGGATTAA